From the genome of Eucalyptus grandis isolate ANBG69807.140 chromosome 2, ASM1654582v1, whole genome shotgun sequence, one region includes:
- the LOC104432717 gene encoding scarecrow-like protein 34, which yields MESNFTGSTHAADDFETNSLAHPANSDHPSNLLDGFDINNFYVDFNSTEITSLLYQTEPAYDNPSAAVNLDGDFDFPSTDVSSKDASLQHSTISNGSPSQGGESFSPPSDYSNSTDPVLRYIHQMLEEENVEEQPWISPDDFALQDTEKSLYDLLGENSTFSPEPAVQFDINQFIDSPSSNSYENSSDQGGDGTTDTRTNCSQFSGPNSPDNPEGKNQAVLQGPYPGNGVLPSNMGTSSQLHTNPMSSLQHQDEFSDSFPSDLLVSNMFSNSNSILQFNKGLEEARKFLPSSIQLTINQEDYKSAPNVREPGENGTDDGKSVKSRSESGSWGRKNHERDDESFEEGRANKQSASYTEDGELSEMLDKVLLGCGLGGQMSGCTPENMSQSKGPPGPKGGRVRRKKGNKSTADLRSLLILCAQAVSANDFRTAYELLKQIRQDSSASGDGSQRLAHYFANGLEARLAGSAGDRQTFFYSSELQKRTVADKLKAYQLHLSACPFKKLPILFANVVLLKIAATAKVLHIIDFGISFGFQWPILIQELSKRDGGPPELRITGIEIPQSGFRPAERIEETGRRLAKYCERFKVPFEFHAIPSRNWECIRVEDLKIQSGEIVAVNCLSRFKNLYDETVEVDCPRDAVLRLIRSIKPDVFVHGISNGSYNAPFFLTRFREALFHLSAIYDMLDATVPSDNDQRVVVEREFYGREIMNVVACEGLERIERPETYKQWQVRVARAGFTQLPLDQEVMEMARTKMSRHYPKDFVLAEESKWMLLGWRGRIISACTCWVPI from the coding sequence ATGGAGTCCAACTTTACTGGATCTACTCATGCTGCGGATGATTTCGAGACCAATAGCCTCGCTCACCCAGCAAATTCAGATCATCCCTCGAATCTCTTGGATGGATtcgacataaataatttttacgTTGATTTCAACTCCACAGAAATTACCTCTCTCCTTTACCAAACTGAACCTGCTTATGACAACCCATCTGCTGCAGTTAACCTTGATGGAGACTTTGATTTTCCATCCACGGATGTGAGTTCCAAGGATGCCTCGCTGCAACATTCTACGATCTCCAATGGAAGCCCAAGTCAAGGGGGGGAATCTTTCTCCCCTCCCTCTGATTACAGCAACTCGACAGATCCTGTTCTCCGGTACATACATCAGATGCTTGAGGAGGAGAATGTGGAAGAGCAACCCTGGATAAGTCCTGATGATTTTGCTCTACAAGATACAGAGAAATCCTTGTATGACTTGCTCGGTGAGAATTCTACTTTTTCTCCTGAACCGGCTGTACAATTCGACATCAATCAGTTCATTGACAGCCCAAGCAGCAACTCTTATGAAAATAGCAGCGATCAAGGTGGTGATGGCACTACTGACACCAGAACCAACTGTAGCCAGTTTTCTGGTCCTAATTCACCAGATAATCCTGAAGGAAAAAACCAGGCTGTCCTTCAGGGCCCATATCCTGGTAATGGGGTCTTGCCGTCGAATATGGGTACCAGTTCCCAGCTGCATACCAATCCGATGAGCAGCTTGCAGCATCAAGATGAGTTCAGTGATTCCTTCCCAAGCGATCTCCTGGTTAGCAATATGTTCAGCAACAGTAATTCTATTCTGCAGTTTAATAAAGGTTTGGAGGAGGCCAGGAAATTCCTGCCCAGTAGCATCCAATTAACGATCAATCAGGAGGATTACAAGTCGGCTCCAAATGTCAGAGAGCCTGGAGAGAATGGCACTGATGATGGGAAGAGTGTGAAGAGTCGCTCAGAGAGTGGGTCATGGGGGAGAAAGAATCACGAGAGAGATGATGAGAGTTTCGAAGAAGGGCGAGCCAATAAGCAATCGGCATCATATACAGAAGATGGTGAGCTTTCTGAAATGCTTGATAAGGTATTGCTCGGCTGCGGTTTAGGGGGTCAAATGTCGGGGTGCACACCCGAGAACATGAGCCAATCCAAGGGCCCACCTGGTCCAAAGGGTGGCAGGGTTCGCCGTAAGAAGGGAAATAAGAGCACAGCAGACTTGAGGAGTCTTCTGATTCTCTGCGCCCAAGCTGTCTCTGCTAATGACTTCAGGACAGCTTATGAACTGCTAAAGCAAATTAGACAAGATTCTTCTGCCTCTGGTGATGGCTCTCAAAGATTGGCGCATTACTTTGCCAATGGGCTGGAAGCACGCCTTGCAGGCAGTGCCGGTGATAGACAAACCTTTTTCTATTCTTCCGAATTGCAGAAGAGGACAGTAGCTGATAAGTTGAAGGCATACCAGCTTCATCTTTCGGCCTGTCCATTTAAGAAATTGCCCATCCTCTTCGCAAATGTCGTTCTTCTCAAGATTGCAGCTACAGCGAAGGTGCTTCATATTATAGACTTTGGAATCTCTTTTGGTTTTCAATGGCCAATCCTTATCCAGGAGCTCTCAAAAAGAGATGGTGGACCTCCTGAGCTGCGAATTACTGGAATTGAGATTCCACAATCTGGCTTTCGTCCTGCCGAGAGAATCGAGGAGACAGGTCGTCGTTTGGCTAAGTATTGCGAGCGCTTTAAGGTTCCCTTCGAGTTCCATGCGATACCATCAAGGAACTGGGAGTGTATCAGAGTTGAGGATCTCAAGATCCAAAGTGGCGAGATCGTTGCAGTGAATTGTCTCTCTCGATTTAAGAATCTTTATGATGAGACGGTTGAGGTGGATTGTCCACGAGATGCTGTCTTGAGGCTAATCAGGAGTATAAAACCAGACGTCTTTGTTCATGGCATAAGTAACGGATCCTATAATGCGCCCTTTTTCTTGACTAGATTCCGTGAGGCTCTTTTTCATCTGTCTGCAATATATGATATGTTAGATGCTACTGTACCCAGTGACAATGACCAAAGGGTAGTCGTGGAGAGAGAGTTCTATGGACGGGAAATTATGAACGTCGTGGCATGTGAAGGCTTGGAGAGGATTGAGAGGCCTGAGACATATAAGCAATGGCAAGTTCGCGTTGCCAGGGCTGGTTTCACACAGCTTCCTCTAGATCAGGAGGTCATGGAGATGGCTAGAACTAAGATGAGCAGACACTACCCCAAGGATTTTGTGCTTGCTGAAGAAAGCAAGTGGATGCTGCTTGGTTGGAGGGGCCGGATAATTAGTGCTTGCACTTGTTGGGTGCCCATATAG